A region from the Drosophila mauritiana strain mau12 chromosome 2L, ASM438214v1, whole genome shotgun sequence genome encodes:
- the LOC117135695 gene encoding microsomal triglyceride transfer protein large subunit, with protein MENKHKKCLRTLLLLALFLGLLEDGRTALIAPNSQQFFKLQNQVILRELGRDSSAAETSYTFETDLKINSVWSGDEDQLLEVYISGSKVDASGKDRSITQIPDRPFYISLVKGQPDKVIAHTSKDQSLLNLERGIASLLQLRLDASQEEELDVSGLCRVSYNVKSSTKVEKTKRDCSLWDLRVNYHPEEALGVTQQAQETVFYELSSEGTLLKAESQENHRLNLAAKPDVGSSVKSTLILQHVSQGSEEVKQLELGSLDKAIQSLLEWYRVFELESDVDGMISAIKEQTLEDQLKASLTELQSGDVGKSSLALAYVKLIPLARITRQEQFEDLLRDHSEVLPQLVDLLGAVQTFDAHNATFGFLYKESETTNEQLDLLEKYLQSLAVATHPDRKIVEHLFGLLEQKSIKKHLKLRESVIQTLATLTRQSGLDVEDPLLKEVRSYVLQGLTSKEPTLYIRALQNLQDPATIEALLEQAQTGEAPNLSVAALQALKAFPLGSFNSSHRLQFEGIFYQRKRRFDSSARTLALDIILSLRPTQEQLGYLLDYLASNDRQFEIKTYVLQKLRMLAEKCPRFRALFESELLKRRHVNNYNVLGQKGLTTVLTRQLSQAPAFNETLLSTQEVYQGILKRGSVEFLLHAGRSQASSFKLGIYTAGLGSLVGDGDSGNGNDGIPADDEFSEDEAVTAGMEISVQGAQLRPLVFFSGQTELMGHVWGGSASDSTPAYQATTLSQDNEHYIILTSGATLHWRVLGARSVDLNGKVGFSLWNRNAQTEIQQNTGSAVLGHVAVGFTYAKLVQDFSITHEPKLSLNADLDFYSGIKLCMQLQRPEQLLKQTNVRSVFLQSVDRPYAKHVRSTLSHKTAGCTFALNQKNNEMCNLIFSDL; from the exons ATGGAGAACAAACATAAGAAGTGCCTGCGAACCCTGCTACTGCTGGCCCTCTTTTTGGGACTTTTGG AGGATGGAAGAACGGCCCTTATAGCTCCGAACAGTCAGCAATTTTTCAAGCTACAGAATCAAGTGATACTCCGGGAACTGGGACGAGATTCAAGCGCCGCGGAGACGAGCTATACATTTGAGACCGATCTCAAGATCAACTCAGTTTGGAGTGGAGATGAGGACCAGTTACTGGAGGTTTATATCAGCGGAAGCAAGGTGGACGCCTCTGGAAAAGACCGCTCAATTACCCAGATACCCGATAGACCTTTTTATATCAGTCTGGTTAAGGGACAGCCTGACAAGGTCATAGCCCATACTTCCAAAGATCAATCCCTGCTGAACTTGGAGCGCGGAATTGCTTCCCTGCTGCAGCTCAGATTGGATGCTTCCCAGGAGGAGGAACTGGATGTTTCTGGCCTGTGTCGTGTGTCCTATAATGTCAAATCATCCACGAAGGTGGAGAAAACCAAAAGAGACTGCTCTCTGTGGGATCTCAGGGTCAACTATCACCCAGAAGAAGCTCTTGGAGTTACTCAGCAAGCCCAGGAGACGGTCTTCTACGAGCTCTCTTCAGAGGGCACACTCTTGAAGGCAGAGTCTCAGGAGAATCACCGCCTCAATCTAGCTGCCAAACCAGATGTGGGAAGCTCCGTAAAGAGTACGTTAATTCTGCAACACGTCTCGCAAGGATCGGAGGAAGTCAAGCAACTGGAACTAGGCAGCTTAGACAAGGCCATCCAGAGCCTGCTGGAATGGTATCGCGTCTTCGAGCTAGAGTCCGATGTAGATGGCATGATCAGTGCGATCAAAGAGCAAACG TTGGAGGACCAATTAAAGGCCTCTCTGACGGAATTGCAATCCGGCGATGTGGGCAAATCCTCGCTGGCTCTTGCGTACGTAAAACTAATTCCCCTGGCTCGCATCACAAGGCAAGAACAATTTGAAGATCTACTCAGGGATCACTCAGAAGTTCTGCCCCAGTTGGTGGATCTTTTGGGCGCTGTTCAAACCTTCGATGCTCATAATGCCACCTTTGGATTCCTATACAAGGAGTCGGAAACCACAAACGAGCAATTGGATCTGCTAGAGAAATACCTGCAGTCCCTGGCGGTCGCCACCCATCCAGACAGGAAAATAGTTGAGCACTTGTTCGGATTGCTGGAACAGAAATCTATCAAAAAGCATTTAAAGCTGAGGGAAAGCGTCATCCAAACCCTGGCTACCTTGACCCGCCAAAGCGGACTAGATGTTGAAGATCCTTTGTTGAAGGAAGTGCGTTCTTATGTGCTGCAAGGTCTCACCTCCAAGGAGCCCACTTTGTACATAAGGGCTCTGCAAAATCTCCAGGATCCTGCTACCATTGAAGCTCTGCTGGAGCAAGCTCAAACTGGCGAGGCCCCCAATTTATCGGTGGCTGCCTTACAGGCTCTGAAAGCTTTTCCGCTAGGTAGCTTTAACTCTTCCCATCGCTTGCAGTTTGAGGGCATATTCTACCAGCGAAAGCGTCGCTTTGATAGCTCCGCTCGCACTCTGGCTCTTGATATTATCCTGTCCCTCCGGCCAACTCAGGAGCAATTGGGCTACCTCTTGGATTATCTGGCCTCCAATGATCGCCAGTTTGAGATCAAAACCTACGTGCTCCAGAAGCTAAGAATGCTGGCTGAGAAGTGCCCGCGATTCAGGGCATTGTTCGAATCGGAGCTTCTCAAACGGAGGCATGTAAACAACTACAATGTGCTGGGACAAAAGG GTCTTACGACAGTCCTCACCCGTCAGCTTTCCCAGGCTCCAGCCTTCAACGAAACCCTGCTAAGTACCCAGGAAGTATATCAGGGAATACTGAAACGTGGCTCCGTGGAATTTCTGCTCCACGCAGGGCGTTCCCAAGCAAGCAGCTTCAAATTGGGCATCTACACTGCCGGCTTGGGCTCGCTAGTAGGCGATGGTGACTCCGGCAATGGAAATGATGGAATCCCGGCGGATGATGAGTTCAGTGAAGACGAAGCGGTCACCGCGGGCATGGAGATCAGTGTGCAGGGTGCTCAATTGCGACCCCTAGTATTCTTCAGCGGCCAGACCGAGCTAATGGGTCACGTGTGGGGAGGAAGTGCCTCGGACTCAACGCCCGCTTACCAGGCAACCACTTTGTCGCAGGACAACGAGCACTACATAATCCTGACCTCCGGGGCGACGCTACACTGGCGAGTTCTGGGCGCCAGGAGTGTGGATCTCAATGGCAAGGTGGGATTCAGCCTGTGGAATCGAAATGCCCAGACGGAAATCCAGCAAAA CACTGGCAGCGCTGTCCTTGGTCATGTGGCCGTTGGCTTCACGTATGCGAAATTAGTGCAGGATTTCAGCATCACCCACGAACCAAAGTTGAGTCTGAATGCGGACTTGGACTTCTACAGCGGCATTAAATTGTGCATGCAACTCCAGCGACCTGAACAGCTTCTCAA ACAAACCAACGTTCGTTCGGTTTTCCTGCAGTCTGTTGATCGTCCTTATGCCAAACATGTGCGCTCTACACTCTCCCACAAAACTGCCGGCTGCACTTTTGCCCTCAACCAGAAGAACAACGAAATGTGCAACCTCATTTTTAGCGACTTGTAG
- the LOC117135706 gene encoding replication protein A 32 kDa subunit, protein MNDSFGDFNATQTAPAGAASNQKGEGIVPLVVKQIVDAPEGNIELFGMQYAMACVVAIVRNVETSSTKITYTLEDHSGRIDAHYWLEEGDALKAPEVMVNNYVKVYGTTRSQGGSKTLMIFKLLPVLDPNEVCTHLLEVLNARYRAEDYQSKGGAGAGAGASSGSGSIADFTASQSSAIVSGLDPKQQAVFQAIKSNVSEEGISRKELKAKFSHISDSELTNILDFMISEGHIYSSIDADHFICTM, encoded by the exons ATGAATGATTCAT TTGGAGATTTCAATGCCACACAAACTGCGCCCGCTGGAGCCGCCAGCAATCAAAAGGGAGAA GGAATAGTGCCCCTGGTGGTGAAGCAGATTGTGGACGCCCCGGAGGGAAACATCGAGTTGTTCGGCATGCAGTACGCCATGGCCTGTGTTGTGGCCATAGTGCGAAACGTGGAGACTTCCTCGACGAAGATCACCTATACACTGGAGGATCATAGCGGCAGGATCGATGCGCACTACTGGCTGGAGGAGGGCGACGCTCTCAAGGCACCCGAGGTCATGGTCAACAACTACGTGAAGGTCTACGGCACCACCCGGTCGCAAGGCGGTTCCAAAACACTAATGATATTCAAGCTACTGCCCGTCTTGGATCCCAACGAGGTGTGCACCCACCTGTTGGAAGTACTCAATGCCCGCTACAGGGCCGAGGACTACCAGAGCAAgggtggagctggagctggtgCAGGGGCTTCTTCCGGCTCAGGCTCCATAGCTGATTTCACCGCCTCCCAGAGCTCGGCCATTGTCAGTGGGTTAGATCCCAAGCAGCAGGCCGTCTTCCAGGCCATCAAGAGCAATGTTTCCGAAGAGGGCATCTCTCGCAAGGAACTGAAAGCCAAATTCTCCCACATCAGCGACTCTGAGTTGAC CAACATTCTGGACTTTATGATTTCCGAGGGACACATTTATTCCAGCATTGACGCAGATCACTTTATTTGCACAATGTAA
- the LOC117135701 gene encoding endonuclease III-like protein 1, which produces MAKNVKKLTLANKLAKRGDLIKPAEIKSRPNRADNVRDIEDLVGVSSGAAGSSSSVFFSPVQTRKQRLLNGEAVKKTNMKMEPLSPARVAPKKNRKEDRMVTRVQMGSATVVICKVVPDAVDSPVRVDKVKEEVEPQIKQEAQEDSHSYSEVLAPHPLWFNHLENIRIMRNSRTAPVDTMGCHRCADLKADSKTQRFQNLVALMLSSQTKDQTTYEAMNRLKDRGLTPPKVKEMPLTELENLLHPVSFYKNKAKYLKQTVEILMDKYGSDIPDNVKDLVALPGVGPKMAHICMAVAWNKITGIGVDVHVHRLSNRLGWVPKPTKEPEQTRVALEKWLPFSLWSEVNHLFVGFGQTICTPVKPNCGECLNKDICPSAHAEIKEKKKKDR; this is translated from the exons ATGGCCAAGAATGTAAAGAAATTAACGTTGGCCAACAAATTGGCAAAACGGGGAGATCTTATAAAACCCGCGGAAATAAAAAGCCGTCCAAATCGGGCCGATAACGTGAGG GATATCGAGGATCTGGTTGGTGTATCTTCTGGCGCAGCAGGATCGAGTAGCTCAGTGTTCTTCTCCCCCGTGCAAACCCGCAAGCAGCGTCTCTTAAATGGGGAAGCCGTGAAGAAAACTAACATGAAAATGGAGCCCTTGTCTCCAGCTCGAGTTGcacccaaaaaaaatagaaaggAGGATCGCATGGTAACCAGAGTTCAAATGGGTTCGGCTACTGTGGTCATATGCAAGGTGGTGCCTGATGCCGTGGACTCCCCAGTGAGAGTGGATAAGGTAAAAGAGGAGGTGGAACCCCAAATAAAGCAGGAAGCTCAGGAGGATTCCCATTCCTATTCTGAGGTGCTAGCACCACATCCTTTGTGGTTTAACCACCTAGAAAACATTCGCATTATGAGAAACTCCAGAACTGCGCCAGTGGACACCATGGGATGCCACCGATGCGCCGATTTGAAAGCAGACTCGAAG ACGCAGCGCTTCCAAAACCTAGTTGCATTGATGCTGTCCAGTCAAACCAAGGACCAAACTACTTATGAAGCCATGAATCGCCTCAAAGACCGAGGTCTAACTCCACCGAAAGTAAAGGAAATGCCATTGACTGAACTCGAGAACTTACTGCATCCCGTATCCTTCTACAAG AACAAAGCCAAGTACCTCAAGCAAACCGTGGAGATACTGATGGACAAGTATGGTTCGGACATTCCAGACAATGTCAAGGACCTTGTAGCTCTTCCAGGAGTTGGCCCCAAGATGGCCCATATATGCATGGCAGTGGCCTGGAACAAGATAACCGGAATCGGAGTGGACGTCCATGTCCACCGCCTTTCTAACAGGCTGGGCTGGGTGCCGAAGCCCACCAAGGAGCCCGAGCAAACCCGTGTGGCGTTGGAGAAGTGGCTGCCATTCAGCCTCTGGTCAGAGGTCAATCATTTGTTCGTGGGATTCGGACAAACCATTTGCACCCCAGTGAAGCCAAATTGTGGGGAGTGCTTGAACAAGGACATTTGTCCTTCAGCCCATGctgaaattaaagaaaagaagaagaaagaTCGATAG